A region of Flocculibacter collagenilyticus DNA encodes the following proteins:
- the apaG gene encoding Co2+/Mg2+ efflux protein ApaG, whose amino-acid sequence MEALDNFSKALSIQIKTEYIASQSNLDKDRYVFAYTITIANHGDKPAQLLSRYWLISDTNGKKIEVRGDGVVGEQPIIAPSSQYTYSSGSVLETPVGTMEGYYVMQDMESSEQFKLNIPIFRLAQPNILN is encoded by the coding sequence ATGGAAGCATTAGACAACTTTTCAAAAGCATTAAGTATTCAAATAAAAACTGAGTATATTGCTAGCCAATCTAATTTAGACAAAGACAGGTATGTTTTTGCCTACACCATTACAATTGCGAATCACGGTGATAAACCGGCTCAATTACTCAGTCGGTACTGGCTAATTAGCGACACCAACGGAAAAAAAATTGAGGTAAGAGGCGACGGGGTTGTTGGCGAGCAGCCTATTATTGCCCCATCTTCACAGTATACCTATAGCAGTGGCTCGGTGCTGGAAACACCTGTTGGTACAATGGAAGGGTATTATGTAATGCAAGATATGGAGTCTAGCGAACAATTTAAACTTAACATCCCTATTTTTCGCCTTGCTCAACCTAATATTTTAAATTAA
- a CDS encoding symmetrical bis(5'-nucleosyl)-tetraphosphatase — protein MATYFIGDIQGCFNELQAILERVQFCPDKDEIWFTGDLVARGPDSLAVLNFVRSLGSAAKVVLGNHDLHLIAIYEGIKKPKKSDKLNALLAAENLDELITWLRSQPLIQYSQTQQIVMTHAGISPQWSIAQALQHATWASDIIKGPDAYPYLADMYHNTPALWDESLEQHALFRYTINSFTRMRYCNPDMSLNLTCKSSPDQADKNLIPWFEFSKHNIGEHTLVFGHWAALMGKTELKNMIALDTGCVWGNHLTLYRLEDKQYFTLDAF, from the coding sequence ATGGCAACCTATTTTATTGGTGATATTCAGGGTTGCTTTAACGAATTACAAGCAATTCTTGAACGCGTACAATTTTGTCCGGATAAGGATGAAATATGGTTTACGGGCGATCTTGTTGCAAGAGGGCCCGATTCCTTAGCCGTACTTAATTTTGTGCGTTCATTAGGATCTGCCGCAAAAGTTGTACTAGGAAATCACGACCTACATCTTATCGCTATTTATGAAGGCATTAAAAAACCTAAAAAAAGCGACAAGTTAAACGCACTATTAGCTGCTGAAAATTTAGATGAGCTGATTACTTGGCTGAGATCTCAGCCACTCATTCAATACAGCCAAACTCAGCAAATAGTCATGACCCACGCCGGAATTTCACCACAGTGGTCAATTGCTCAAGCATTACAGCATGCAACATGGGCGAGTGATATTATTAAAGGGCCTGATGCTTATCCCTATCTGGCGGACATGTACCACAATACCCCAGCGTTATGGGATGAGTCACTTGAGCAACACGCATTGTTTCGCTACACCATCAATAGTTTCACCCGTATGCGTTACTGTAATCCAGACATGTCGCTAAACCTCACCTGTAAATCTTCGCCTGATCAAGCTGATAAAAACCTGATACCTTGGTTTGAATTTAGTAAGCACAACATAGGCGAACATACACTGGTTTTTGGCCACTGGGCAGCGTTAATGGGTAAAACTGAGCTTAAAAACATGATTGCGCTTGATACAGGCTGCGTTTGGGGCAACCATTTAACGCTCTATCGTCTTGAAGATAAACAGTATTTTACATTGGATGCATTTTAA
- the rsmA gene encoding 16S rRNA (adenine(1518)-N(6)/adenine(1519)-N(6))-dimethyltransferase RsmA, with protein MSDNVHLGHRARKRFGQNFLHDQSIINHIVAAINPQPDEVLVEIGPGLGAITEPVADLTNHLNVVELDKDLVERLNNHPELSKKLSVYQSDALKFDFSQLIPAEGKMKVFGNLPYNISTPLLFHLFNFADHIEHMHFMLQKEVVKRMAAAPGSKAFGRLSVMTQYYCNVIPVVDVPPECFKPAPKVDSAVVRLVPKPANELTAKSTKLLNQVCTEAFNMRRKTLRNCLKNIMTSEDLEALDISPSIRPESVSLQQFITIANWLHDKKEQ; from the coding sequence ATGAGCGATAACGTACACTTAGGGCATCGCGCCCGTAAACGCTTTGGTCAAAACTTCCTTCACGACCAAAGTATTATCAACCATATTGTTGCGGCCATTAACCCGCAACCTGATGAAGTATTAGTAGAGATAGGCCCAGGCCTAGGCGCAATTACCGAGCCCGTTGCCGATCTTACCAACCATCTAAACGTGGTAGAGCTAGATAAAGATTTAGTTGAGCGCCTGAACAATCACCCTGAATTATCGAAGAAGTTATCGGTATATCAATCTGATGCGCTGAAATTTGATTTTTCGCAGCTAATACCTGCAGAAGGCAAAATGAAAGTGTTTGGCAACCTACCATACAATATCTCAACGCCTTTATTATTCCACCTTTTTAACTTTGCAGACCACATAGAGCATATGCACTTTATGTTACAAAAAGAAGTGGTTAAACGCATGGCTGCTGCACCAGGTTCTAAAGCCTTTGGCCGACTGTCTGTGATGACCCAATACTATTGTAATGTAATCCCTGTAGTAGATGTACCACCAGAATGCTTCAAGCCAGCTCCAAAGGTTGACTCTGCTGTTGTACGCTTAGTACCAAAGCCAGCCAACGAACTAACCGCTAAAAGCACTAAGCTACTTAACCAAGTATGCACAGAAGCATTTAATATGCGTAGAAAGACCCTTCGTAACTGTTTGAAAAATATTATGACCAGTGAAGACCTAGAAGCGTTAGATATTTCTCCATCAATTCGCCCTGAAAGTGTCTCTTTACAGCAGTTTATTACCATTGCGAACTGGCTACATGACAAAAAAGAACAATGA
- the djlA gene encoding co-chaperone DjlA yields the protein MWGKVLGAFFGFLFGKWFGALLGLYLGHLFDKGMKNDFDRAGGFSRLFHFDENEKQAIFFYNTFAVMGHLAKATGRVTELHIKAATVLMDSMNLQGEQREEAQQAFREGKLAGFPLVKHLKEFKYNFAGRRDLVQLFLEIQVQVAFCDGVIQREEADILKEIAHQLNFSSGELEQIIRRWQAEYRFHQEQQAASSRRQHSHRQSSHSSQQGSFNQRSSHHQSSQQERANNYSQSGYASQAAIESAYKILGLNKSCSDKELKRAYRKLIAEHHPDKLVSKGLPKQMMEIAKQKTQDIQSAYELIKSHR from the coding sequence ATGTGGGGAAAAGTACTCGGTGCATTTTTCGGCTTTTTATTTGGTAAATGGTTTGGTGCGCTGTTAGGCCTTTATTTAGGTCATCTTTTCGATAAAGGCATGAAAAATGATTTTGATCGGGCGGGTGGCTTTAGTCGATTATTTCATTTTGATGAGAATGAAAAGCAAGCGATCTTTTTCTACAACACGTTTGCCGTAATGGGGCATTTAGCAAAAGCGACAGGTAGAGTCACAGAGCTTCATATTAAAGCGGCTACCGTGTTAATGGACAGTATGAACTTACAAGGTGAGCAGCGAGAAGAAGCACAGCAAGCGTTTAGAGAGGGAAAGTTAGCGGGCTTTCCTTTGGTCAAACATTTAAAAGAATTTAAATATAACTTTGCAGGTCGTCGCGATTTAGTGCAGTTGTTCCTAGAAATTCAGGTGCAGGTTGCATTTTGTGATGGTGTTATTCAGCGTGAAGAAGCTGACATATTAAAAGAAATTGCGCATCAGCTTAATTTCTCTAGTGGCGAATTAGAGCAAATTATTCGGCGCTGGCAGGCAGAATATCGTTTCCATCAAGAACAGCAAGCAGCCTCTTCGCGTCGTCAACACTCACACAGGCAGTCTTCGCATTCTTCACAACAAGGTTCCTTCAATCAGCGATCCTCACATCATCAATCATCACAACAGGAACGTGCTAATAATTACTCACAGTCAGGATACGCATCGCAAGCGGCTATTGAAAGTGCGTATAAGATATTAGGACTGAATAAAAGCTGTAGCGACAAGGAGCTTAAACGAGCTTATCGAAAACTGATTGCAGAGCATCATCCAGACAAGCTCGTATCTAAAGGGTTGCCAAAGCAAATGATGGAAATTGCTAAGCAAAAAACGCAAGATATTCAATCAGCTTACGAGTTAATTAAGTCACATCGATAA
- the pdxA gene encoding 4-hydroxythreonine-4-phosphate dehydrogenase PdxA, which translates to MTLRIAITPGEPAGIGPDLVIQIAQQSWPVELVVCSNKQLLVQRAQQLNLPLTIFDYQPDQAAKPQAAGTITLCDFATQDEVITGQLNENNSEYVLNTLKFVSEKNMRGDFDAVVTGPVHKGIINKAGIAFSGHTEFFALQANIPDVVMLLATEGLRVALATTHIPLAYVSKAITEERLTKVLNILNDDLQSKFAIAHPCIYVCGLNPHAGEDGHLGREEIDLIIPTLDKLREQGMNLIGPLPADTLFQEKYLQHADAVLTMYHDQGLPVLKYKGFGASVNITLGLPFIRTSVDHGTALDLAGTGKADPGSFLVAINEAISLATKKSQT; encoded by the coding sequence ATGACATTACGCATTGCAATTACTCCGGGCGAGCCTGCTGGCATCGGCCCGGATCTTGTCATTCAAATCGCACAGCAAAGTTGGCCAGTTGAGTTAGTTGTTTGCAGTAATAAACAATTACTCGTTCAACGCGCTCAACAGCTTAACTTGCCACTCACCATTTTCGATTATCAACCCGACCAAGCTGCAAAACCTCAAGCAGCAGGTACTATTACCCTGTGTGACTTTGCTACTCAAGATGAAGTAATCACAGGTCAGCTGAACGAAAATAATAGCGAGTATGTGTTAAACACCTTAAAGTTTGTTAGTGAAAAAAACATGCGCGGCGACTTTGATGCCGTTGTTACAGGGCCTGTACACAAAGGTATTATTAATAAAGCGGGTATCGCCTTTAGTGGTCACACTGAGTTTTTCGCTCTGCAAGCAAATATTCCCGACGTTGTTATGTTGTTGGCTACCGAAGGGTTAAGAGTCGCGTTAGCAACTACGCACATTCCCCTTGCGTATGTATCTAAAGCCATTACAGAAGAGCGGCTGACTAAAGTACTTAATATTCTTAATGACGACCTGCAATCTAAGTTTGCGATTGCACATCCATGCATTTACGTTTGTGGGTTGAATCCTCACGCAGGGGAAGACGGCCACCTAGGCCGAGAAGAAATTGATTTAATTATCCCTACTCTTGATAAACTCAGAGAGCAAGGGATGAATTTAATCGGCCCTCTACCTGCAGACACCCTGTTTCAAGAAAAGTATTTGCAACATGCTGATGCAGTATTAACCATGTATCACGACCAAGGCTTACCTGTCTTAAAGTACAAAGGCTTTGGCGCATCAGTCAATATTACACTAGGCTTACCTTTTATCCGAACTTCCGTCGATCACGGCACTGCACTAGATTTAGCAGGAACAGGTAAAGCCGATCCGGGCAGCTTTTTAGTCGCCATCAACGAAGCCATTTCACTGGCAACGAAAAAGAGTCAAACATGA
- a CDS encoding aminoglycoside phosphotransferase family protein — MSTQIVQPTDSRRAQLRDWLSTVFETESISLIPVSGDASFRRYFRFTHNGSSLIAVDAPPTHENSEAFVAISKVYLKQGVRVPALIEYDLKQGFMCLEDFGDNLLLPQLTNDNVMQLYTNALAILPDIQQVQTTGLGDLPMYDSELLLREMHLFTDWLLPHHLNMDLTEAQRNVIYHAFHLLKENALNQPQVGVHRDYHSRNLMMLENNELGVIDYQDAVVGPITYDAVSLLRDCYIVWPDETVEQLLSHFRHLLIEQNQLTADISEATFQRWFDLMGMQRHLKASGIFARLNYRDHKASYLNDIPRTVTYIIDVAKKYPAFDQFTAFLEQDILPKLNTIKLNEKSA; from the coding sequence TTGAGTACGCAAATAGTACAACCTACAGATAGCCGCCGCGCCCAGTTACGCGATTGGTTAAGCACTGTGTTTGAAACTGAATCCATTTCATTAATTCCTGTATCTGGCGACGCCAGTTTTCGCCGTTATTTTCGCTTTACTCATAATGGAAGCTCACTAATAGCTGTTGATGCACCTCCTACTCATGAGAACAGTGAGGCGTTTGTTGCCATTTCCAAAGTTTATTTAAAGCAAGGGGTGCGAGTACCCGCATTGATTGAATACGACTTAAAGCAAGGCTTTATGTGTTTAGAAGATTTTGGTGATAATTTGTTATTACCACAATTAACGAATGATAATGTTATGCAGTTGTACACAAATGCATTAGCTATTTTACCGGATATTCAACAAGTACAAACCACCGGATTAGGTGATTTGCCGATGTACGATAGTGAGCTTTTACTTCGGGAAATGCATTTGTTTACGGATTGGTTATTACCGCATCATTTAAATATGGATTTAACGGAAGCGCAGCGTAATGTGATTTATCATGCGTTTCATTTATTAAAAGAAAATGCATTAAATCAGCCGCAAGTGGGAGTACATCGAGACTATCATTCACGCAATTTAATGATGCTAGAAAACAACGAACTCGGTGTTATCGATTATCAAGATGCTGTTGTAGGTCCCATCACGTATGATGCCGTTTCTTTATTACGAGATTGCTATATTGTATGGCCCGATGAAACCGTTGAGCAATTGCTGAGTCACTTTCGTCATTTATTGATTGAACAAAACCAACTTACTGCAGACATTTCTGAAGCTACCTTCCAGCGCTGGTTTGATCTTATGGGGATGCAACGTCATCTAAAAGCCAGTGGTATTTTTGCGAGATTAAATTATCGCGATCATAAGGCCAGTTATTTAAACGATATTCCACGGACTGTCACTTATATCATTGATGTGGCTAAAAAATATCCGGCATTTGATCAATTTACGGCGTTTTTGGAACAAGACATACTCCCTAAGCTTAATACTATAAAATTGAACGAGAAAAGCGCATGA
- the surA gene encoding peptidylprolyl isomerase SurA, whose protein sequence is MKKLILILSAVVALAVTSNAHAEKKMLDQVVAIVDQNVILQSEVDALIHNVKANAALKGQSLPSDRVLRTQAIERLINSSLQVQIADRMGLQISDAQLDQTIANIAAQDNMTVEELKQDVEKRGENFEKYRENVREEIVISEVRRGSVQRRVYVSLQEVDSLLKLMAKHGQTNEEFHIGHILIDFPSQPDAKQVEEAKDRAQKVLDLLNNGSDFKRIAITSSGGAKALEGGDMGWLNENEMPTLFAEAIKGKKKGDIIGPFRSGAGFHILTIFDIRGREVVEIKEVNARHILVKPSVILSEEKAKQTLMDAKKQIESGDAEFAALAKELSEDPGSALKGGELGFAEPSKYVPAFKNAIERLESGQISEPFRSSHGWHIVEVLEKRTQDATEIAKKDKAYRIIFNRKFAEESASWLRELRGQAYIEILENE, encoded by the coding sequence ATGAAGAAGTTAATATTAATTTTAAGTGCTGTTGTTGCGTTAGCGGTAACCTCGAATGCACATGCTGAAAAGAAAATGCTAGATCAAGTGGTCGCAATTGTAGATCAAAATGTCATTTTACAGTCTGAAGTAGATGCATTAATTCATAATGTAAAAGCCAATGCCGCATTAAAAGGCCAATCTCTACCAAGCGATCGGGTATTACGCACTCAAGCGATTGAACGTTTAATAAATAGCAGCTTACAAGTGCAAATTGCTGATCGTATGGGACTACAAATTTCAGATGCACAGCTTGACCAAACCATCGCTAACATCGCCGCTCAAGACAATATGACCGTTGAAGAGTTAAAACAAGATGTTGAAAAACGCGGTGAGAACTTTGAAAAGTATCGCGAAAATGTACGCGAAGAAATCGTTATTAGTGAAGTAAGACGCGGTAGCGTGCAGCGCCGTGTATATGTAAGCCTACAAGAGGTGGACTCACTATTAAAGCTGATGGCGAAACACGGCCAAACCAACGAAGAGTTTCATATTGGCCATATTCTTATCGACTTCCCAAGCCAGCCAGACGCTAAACAAGTTGAAGAAGCCAAAGATCGTGCGCAAAAAGTACTAGACTTATTAAATAACGGTTCAGACTTTAAACGCATCGCTATTACCTCTTCAGGTGGTGCTAAGGCATTAGAAGGTGGTGATATGGGTTGGTTAAATGAAAATGAAATGCCTACATTATTTGCTGAAGCGATCAAGGGCAAAAAGAAAGGCGATATTATAGGTCCATTCCGCTCTGGTGCAGGTTTCCACATTCTTACCATTTTTGATATTCGTGGCCGTGAAGTGGTAGAAATTAAAGAAGTGAACGCAAGACACATTCTTGTTAAGCCATCGGTCATTTTAAGCGAAGAAAAAGCCAAGCAAACATTGATGGACGCTAAAAAACAAATTGAAAGCGGTGATGCTGAATTTGCAGCACTAGCCAAAGAGCTGTCTGAAGACCCGGGTTCAGCGCTGAAAGGTGGTGAGTTAGGCTTTGCTGAGCCGTCAAAATATGTGCCTGCATTTAAGAATGCTATTGAACGCTTAGAATCAGGCCAAATCAGTGAACCGTTTAGAAGTTCACACGGTTGGCACATTGTTGAAGTATTAGAAAAACGCACTCAAGATGCGACAGAAATTGCGAAAAAAGACAAAGCCTACCGTATTATCTTTAATCGTAAATTTGCAGAAGAGTCAGCTAGTTGGTTACGCGAATTACGCGGCCAAGCTTACATTGAAATTTTAGAAAACGAATAG
- the lptD gene encoding LPS assembly protein LptD produces MFVKSIKHCVSPVALIVVSSLTATKAYANALQCEIAKPNITIIKPDVANAINIYSNESNILEDNLAYFKGDVSIIHNDTQLRADTAEFSKLSQSIKASGNIIYTDGLTFVTSADFSADIKKDRAQLLQADYLLANNIGRGQASALTILDKQNITLENASFTTCPKGDESWLLESEKITISTEDGWGTAENSVLRLFDTPVVYIPYITFPIDERRTTGFLNPTISSSLKLGAEIETPFYWNIAPNYDATIAPRYMSKRGLQLISEFRFLTEQHQGLVHVEYLNKDNDAPSLDQRYLTHWQQKSDFNDKWRLNIDYTNVSDDSYFADLGSDYGNATDTHIYQEADLSYFGTEVDAQIKLQSFEILGNHQSPYKYLPQIKLQNTKPLVFLDALSEFDFNWEAEYSHFENSRASNSSIPISSADRFHIEPSLLYQKQAPQGSFLSELSLLYSYYNQSVINNVDNAELTNPYASSVSRTLPKLRINTKLNLERTTSWFNKEALQTVEPQLQYLYIPEKDQSNIGLYDTALLQEDYFGLFRDHRFSGLDRIAGANQITLGATTRLYDSDNEELFNLSIGQIFYLDNQTRDVINNQEITQASKSLLAAESFFHWHKRWYMYGGVQYDTNTKDLIKSNLTLDYRSEKNKLVQLNHRYSREVSGNEIEQVGLLASAPINDLVQFTGSYHRDLVHHRSIESYIGLQYESCCWALQMNAYRTLNTNLSTTNDLTGNDEFDTGISIRFVIKGLGDTRKTSATEMLNRGIFGYRRPYFLNN; encoded by the coding sequence TTGTTCGTAAAAAGCATAAAACATTGTGTTTCTCCAGTTGCACTTATTGTTGTGTCCTCCCTCACTGCAACCAAAGCTTATGCAAATGCACTTCAGTGCGAAATCGCTAAACCCAACATCACTATTATTAAACCCGACGTTGCTAACGCCATTAATATTTATTCAAATGAATCAAATATTCTAGAAGACAATTTAGCGTACTTTAAAGGTGATGTTTCAATCATACATAATGATACGCAATTACGTGCAGATACCGCCGAGTTCTCAAAGTTGTCTCAATCTATTAAAGCAAGCGGTAATATTATCTATACCGATGGCTTAACCTTTGTGACTAGCGCAGACTTTTCAGCCGATATTAAAAAAGACAGAGCCCAACTATTACAAGCAGATTACCTACTGGCCAATAATATTGGTCGGGGGCAAGCTTCGGCACTCACCATTTTAGATAAGCAAAACATTACTTTAGAAAATGCGAGTTTTACAACTTGCCCTAAAGGTGATGAAAGCTGGTTACTTGAATCTGAAAAAATCACTATTTCAACTGAAGATGGTTGGGGCACTGCGGAAAACTCCGTGTTGCGTTTGTTTGATACACCTGTTGTTTATATTCCTTATATCACGTTTCCAATTGATGAACGCCGCACGACAGGCTTTTTAAACCCAACCATCAGTTCATCGCTCAAACTAGGCGCAGAAATAGAAACCCCATTTTATTGGAATATTGCACCTAACTATGACGCAACCATCGCACCAAGATACATGTCTAAGCGTGGTTTACAGTTAATCTCTGAGTTTAGATTTCTTACCGAGCAACACCAAGGCCTTGTGCACGTTGAGTATTTGAATAAAGACAATGATGCACCATCGCTTGACCAACGTTATTTAACCCATTGGCAGCAAAAGTCAGACTTTAACGATAAATGGCGACTAAATATTGATTACACCAATGTAAGTGACGACAGCTACTTTGCAGACTTAGGCTCTGATTATGGTAACGCGACTGATACACACATTTATCAAGAAGCTGATCTCAGCTATTTTGGTACTGAAGTTGATGCACAAATTAAACTTCAATCATTTGAGATATTGGGTAATCACCAATCACCTTACAAGTATTTGCCTCAAATAAAGTTACAAAATACTAAACCCTTAGTGTTTTTAGACGCATTATCTGAATTTGACTTCAACTGGGAAGCAGAATACAGCCACTTTGAAAATAGTCGAGCATCGAATAGCTCCATTCCTATTTCTAGCGCCGATCGCTTTCATATTGAACCATCACTGCTCTATCAAAAGCAGGCACCTCAAGGCTCATTTTTATCAGAATTAAGTTTATTGTATAGCTATTACAACCAATCAGTTATCAATAATGTAGATAATGCAGAGCTAACCAATCCGTATGCTAGCAGCGTCAGCAGAACACTGCCAAAATTACGTATTAACACCAAACTGAACTTAGAACGCACAACAAGTTGGTTCAATAAAGAAGCATTACAAACTGTAGAGCCTCAGTTGCAGTATTTGTATATCCCTGAAAAAGATCAATCTAATATAGGACTATACGACACCGCACTCTTACAGGAAGATTACTTTGGCTTGTTCCGAGATCATCGCTTCAGTGGTTTAGATCGCATTGCCGGTGCAAACCAAATAACATTAGGTGCCACAACTAGGTTGTATGATAGCGACAATGAAGAATTGTTTAATTTAAGTATTGGTCAAATATTTTATTTAGATAACCAAACGCGTGACGTGATAAATAACCAAGAAATCACACAAGCAAGTAAATCGTTACTTGCAGCAGAATCGTTTTTTCACTGGCATAAACGTTGGTACATGTATGGTGGTGTGCAATATGATACAAATACTAAAGACTTAATTAAAAGCAACCTTACGCTTGATTATCGCAGTGAGAAAAATAAACTGGTTCAACTGAACCATCGGTACTCTCGCGAGGTCTCAGGTAATGAAATTGAACAAGTTGGGCTGCTAGCAAGTGCACCAATTAATGACTTGGTTCAATTTACTGGCAGTTACCATCGAGATTTAGTACACCATCGTAGTATCGAGAGTTATATTGGCTTGCAATATGAATCTTGCTGTTGGGCGTTGCAAATGAATGCATATCGCACCCTCAATACGAATTTAAGTACCACTAACGATTTAACTGGAAATGATGAATTTGATACAGGCATTAGTATAAGGTTTGTAATCAAAGGATTAGGTGATACCCGTAAGACAAGCGCCACTGAAATGCTTAATAGAGGCATTTTTGGCTATCGTCGTCCTTATTTTTTAAATAACTAA
- the murU gene encoding N-acetylmuramate alpha-1-phosphate uridylyltransferase MurU, with protein MKAMILAAGRGERLRPLTDYCPKPLVEAGGQSLIEYHLERLAAAGIKEIIINISWLGDIIQNYLGNGKQFGVKIRYSNEGEHALETAGGIANALSLLGNEPFIVINSDIWTDFDFASLVNKVKVDANTTMAHLVMVNNPEHNPNGDFSIDDDRLTLLGSSPLTFSGIGVYHPALFKNLSANKAALGPLLKTWAEQNKISAEKYSGHWYDIGTPARLNALELLLTNH; from the coding sequence ATGAAGGCAATGATTCTAGCAGCAGGAAGAGGAGAGCGATTACGCCCTTTAACCGATTATTGCCCTAAGCCGTTAGTTGAAGCTGGCGGACAAAGCTTGATTGAATACCATTTAGAACGGTTAGCAGCAGCAGGTATAAAAGAGATCATTATTAACATCTCTTGGCTTGGCGATATCATCCAAAATTATTTGGGAAATGGTAAGCAATTTGGCGTGAAAATTCGCTACTCAAATGAAGGTGAACACGCGCTGGAAACTGCGGGTGGCATTGCCAATGCATTATCTCTACTAGGAAATGAACCGTTTATTGTCATCAATAGCGATATTTGGACTGACTTTGATTTTGCCTCGTTAGTTAATAAGGTGAAGGTTGATGCTAACACCACGATGGCACATTTGGTGATGGTGAATAACCCTGAGCACAATCCGAATGGAGACTTCAGTATTGATGATGACCGTTTGACTTTATTAGGTAGTTCCCCTCTTACATTTAGCGGCATTGGTGTGTATCACCCCGCATTATTTAAAAACTTGTCAGCAAATAAAGCCGCACTAGGGCCATTACTTAAAACTTGGGCGGAGCAAAACAAAATCTCTGCCGAGAAATATAGCGGACATTGGTATGACATAGGGACACCAGCACGGTTAAATGCGTTGGAACTATTACTGACTAATCATTAA